The following are from one region of the Veillonella nakazawae genome:
- a CDS encoding HpcH/HpaI aldolase/citrate lyase family protein has protein sequence MANDKTFPEVKTNPLTEAAKKRLSRSMMFVPGNTPKMINSADIHGADSIMIDIEDSVPITEKDTARLLTAEALKSRKFRAETVVRINHPTQTPYGYDDLDVIVPAKPDMIRLPKTEDVSEVEIVAKKIEEVEKANGWPEGTINIIVAIESVRGLYNVREICHGPRVVAIALGAEDYRADLRTGKHKPAVELLFARQTILHAAREAGIRVIDTVFSDVKDPQGFREEVEFIKALGYDGKSCIHPSQIKIIHEVFTPDEKEIAHSVKVLNSYADALRNNKGVISVDGKMIDGPIVVRAQRVVDKARAAGIKVELEEGAEYDVK, from the coding sequence ATGGCTAACGATAAAACATTCCCAGAAGTTAAAACAAATCCATTAACAGAGGCTGCTAAAAAACGCTTGTCTCGTTCCATGATGTTCGTACCTGGTAATACACCTAAAATGATTAACAGTGCTGATATTCATGGTGCTGACTCCATCATGATTGATATCGAAGATTCCGTGCCTATTACAGAAAAAGATACAGCTCGTCTTTTAACTGCAGAAGCATTGAAATCTCGCAAATTCCGCGCAGAAACAGTTGTTCGTATCAACCATCCTACACAAACTCCTTATGGCTATGACGATCTTGATGTAATTGTTCCAGCTAAACCTGATATGATTCGTTTACCTAAAACGGAAGACGTGTCTGAAGTTGAAATCGTAGCGAAGAAAATTGAAGAAGTAGAAAAAGCTAATGGTTGGCCAGAAGGTACAATCAATATTATCGTAGCTATCGAATCTGTTCGTGGCTTGTACAATGTTCGTGAAATCTGCCATGGCCCTCGCGTAGTTGCTATCGCTCTTGGTGCTGAAGACTACCGTGCTGACCTTCGTACAGGTAAACATAAACCAGCTGTTGAATTATTGTTCGCTCGTCAAACAATTCTTCACGCAGCACGTGAAGCAGGTATCCGCGTAATTGATACTGTATTCTCTGACGTGAAAGACCCACAAGGCTTCCGCGAAGAAGTTGAATTCATTAAAGCGTTGGGTTACGATGGCAAATCTTGTATCCACCCAAGCCAAATCAAAATTATTCACGAAGTATTCACTCCTGACGAAAAAGAAATCGCTCACTCCGTTAAGGTATTGAACAGCTACGCAGATGCATTGCGCAACAACAAAGGTGTAATCTCTGTAGATGGTAAAATGATCGATGGTCCTATCGTAGTTCGTGCACAACGCGTTGTTGATAAAGCACGTGCAGCAGGCATTAAAGTTGAATTAGAGGAAGGAGCAGAATACGATGTTAAATAA